A portion of the Bubalus kerabau isolate K-KA32 ecotype Philippines breed swamp buffalo chromosome 1, PCC_UOA_SB_1v2, whole genome shotgun sequence genome contains these proteins:
- the GPX4 gene encoding phospholipid hydroperoxide glutathione peroxidase GPX4 isoform X2, protein MSFSRLYRLLKPALLCGALAAPGLASTMCASRDDWRCARSMHEFSAKDIDGHMVNLDKYRGHVCIVTNVASQUGKTDVNYTQLVDLHARYAECGLRILAFPCNQFGRQEPGSNAEIKEFAAGYNVKFDLFSKICVNGDDAHPLWKWMKVQPKGRGMLGNAIKWNFTKFLIDKNGCVVKRYGPMEEPLVIEKDLPCYL, encoded by the exons ATGAGCTTTAGCCGTTTGTACCGCCTGCTCAAGCCAGCGCTACTCTGCGGGGCTTTGGCTGCGCCGGGCCTGGCCAGCACCATG TGCGCGTCCCGCGACGACTGGCGCTGTGCTCGCTCCATGCACGAATTTTCAGCCAAGGACATCGACGGGCACATGGTTAACCTGGACAAGTACCG GGGCCACGTGTGCATCGTCACCAATGTGGCCTCGCAATGAGGCAAAACTGACGTAAACTACACTCAGCTGGTCGACCTGCACGCCCGATACGCCGAGTGTGGTTTACGGATCCTGGCCTTCCCTTGCAACCAGTTTGGGAGGCAG GAGCCAGGGAGTAATGCAGAGATCAAAGAGTTCGCCGCTGGCTATAACGTCAAATTCGATTTGTTCAGCAAGATCTGTGTAAATGGGGACGACGCCCACCCTCTGTGGAAATGGATGAAAGTCCAGCCCAAGGGGAGAGGCATGCTGGGAAA CGCCATCAAATGGAACTTCACCAAG TTCCTCATTGACAAGAACGGCTGTGTGGTGAAGCGGTATGGTCCTATGGAAGAGCCCCTG GTGATAGAGAAGGACCTGCCGTGCTACCTCTAG
- the GPX4 gene encoding phospholipid hydroperoxide glutathione peroxidase GPX4 isoform X1, whose amino-acid sequence MSFSRLYRLLKPALLCGALAAPGLASTMVPWAGRVGRTAAGATPRGQSAAQPVLALQCASRDDWRCARSMHEFSAKDIDGHMVNLDKYRGHVCIVTNVASQUGKTDVNYTQLVDLHARYAECGLRILAFPCNQFGRQEPGSNAEIKEFAAGYNVKFDLFSKICVNGDDAHPLWKWMKVQPKGRGMLGNAIKWNFTKFLIDKNGCVVKRYGPMEEPLVIEKDLPCYL is encoded by the exons ATGAGCTTTAGCCGTTTGTACCGCCTGCTCAAGCCAGCGCTACTCTGCGGGGCTTTGGCTGCGCCGGGCCTGGCCAGCACCATG GTACCCTGGGCTGGGCGAGTGGGCCGAACGGCTGCGGGCGCCACGCCTCGAGGTCAGTCGGCCGCTCAGCCAGTCCTTGCCTTGCAGTGCGCGTCCCGCGACGACTGGCGCTGTGCTCGCTCCATGCACGAATTTTCAGCCAAGGACATCGACGGGCACATGGTTAACCTGGACAAGTACCG GGGCCACGTGTGCATCGTCACCAATGTGGCCTCGCAATGAGGCAAAACTGACGTAAACTACACTCAGCTGGTCGACCTGCACGCCCGATACGCCGAGTGTGGTTTACGGATCCTGGCCTTCCCTTGCAACCAGTTTGGGAGGCAG GAGCCAGGGAGTAATGCAGAGATCAAAGAGTTCGCCGCTGGCTATAACGTCAAATTCGATTTGTTCAGCAAGATCTGTGTAAATGGGGACGACGCCCACCCTCTGTGGAAATGGATGAAAGTCCAGCCCAAGGGGAGAGGCATGCTGGGAAA CGCCATCAAATGGAACTTCACCAAG TTCCTCATTGACAAGAACGGCTGTGTGGTGAAGCGGTATGGTCCTATGGAAGAGCCCCTG GTGATAGAGAAGGACCTGCCGTGCTACCTCTAG
- the SBNO2 gene encoding protein strawberry notch homolog 2 isoform X2: protein MRQLLPPPPRDPAITMSQLRFWLQFATIGKDSSYLDDLSNASIFSSSVDSLSDIADTPDFPPADSLSQVPTIWDVSTGPSAHDKLFPPSGPFTGLEDPVSSLSSTPLLISYQAQSQPEEDDEAEEDEAEELGHAETYADYVPSKSKIGRQHPDRVVETSTLSSVPPPDITYTLALPSSDSGALSALQLEAITYACQQHEVLLPSGQRAGFLIGDGAGVGKGRTVAGVILENYLRGRKKALWFSVSNDLKYDAERDLRDIAAPGIAVHALSKIKYGDNTTSEGVLFATYSALIGESQAGGQHRTRIRQILEWCGEAFDGVIVFDECHKAKNASSTKMGKAVLDLQNKLPLARVVYASATGASEPRNMIYMSRLGIWGEGTPFRTFEEFLHAIEKRGVGAMEIVAMDMKVSGMYIARQLSFSGVTFRIEEIPLTPAFERIYNRAALLWAEALGVFQQAADWIGLESRKSLWGQFWSAHQRFFKYLCVAAKVHRLVELAQEELAQDKCVVIGLQSTGEARTREVLGEKEGQLDGFVSAAEGVFLSLIQKHFPSTKRRRERGAGSKRKRRPRGRGAKAPRLAYEAAGVIRISDDSSTESDGGLDSDFHSSPESLLDDDVVIVDAIGLPADDRGPLCPPQRDLHGPGVLERVERLKQDLLAKVQALGRELPVNTLDELIDQLGGPECVAEMTGRKGRVVSRPDGTVAFESRAEQGLSIDHVNLREKERFMSGEKLVAIISEASSSGVSLQADRRVQNQRRRVHMTLELPWSADRAIQQFGRTHRSNQVSAPEYIFLISELAGERRFASIVAKRLESLGALTHGDRRATESRDLSKYNFENKYGARALSCVLTTILSQMESKVPLPQGYPGGDAAFFRDMKQGLLSVGIGGRESRSGCLDVEKDCSISKFLNRILGLEVHKQNALFQYFSDTFDHLIAADKREGKYDMGILDLAPGIDEIYEESQQVFLAPGHPQDGQVVFYKISVDRGLKWEEAYARSLELTGTHDGFYLSYKVRGNKPSCLLAQQNRGKLFTVYKPNIGRQSQLESLDSLSRRFHRVTAEEAREPWESSYTFSLTHCSHTTWNRHCRLVQEGKDCAQGLRLRHHYMLCGALLRVWGRIAAVMADVTSSSYLQIVRLKTKDKKKQVGIKIPEVCVRRVLQELQLMDADVKRKQARTRGLLALPPTPRPLALPFGPGEVLDLTYSPPAQAFPAPSPFTFPALGPGPGGQLLGAPDTPDAPADPVALLHQGCEINFKEVLEDMLRSLNAAPPAEPPGPLGPLGAGAAGAPAGGAPERQSVIQFSPPFPNS from the exons GCTCAGAGTCAGCCTGAGGAGGACGACGAGGCTGAGGAGGATGAGGCGGAGGAGCTGGGCCACGCGGAGACGTACGCTGACTATGTGCCATCCAAGT CCAAGATTGGGAGGCAGCACCCGGACCGTGTGGTGGAGACCAGCACGCTGTCCAGTGTCCCGCCGCCAGACATCACCTATACCCTCGCCCTGCCCTCCTCAGACAGCGGGGCCCTGTCTGCCCTGCAGCTGGAGGCCATCACCTACGCCTGTCAG CAACATGAGGTCCTGCTTCCCAGTGGGCAGCGCGCGGGCTTCCTCATTGGCGATGGCGCGGGTGTGGGTAAGGGCCGCACGGTGGCCGGCGTCATCCTGGAGAACTATCTGCGGGGCAGGAAGAAGGCCTTGTG GTTCAGCGTCTCCAATGATCTCAAGTACGACGCAGAGCGCGACCTCCGGGACATCGCCGCCCCCGGCATCGCGGTGCACGCACTGAGCAAG ATCAAGTACGGCGACAACACTACCTCAGAGGGCGTCCTCTTCGCCACCTACTCTGCCCTGATTGGTGAGAGCCAGGCGGGTGGGCAGCACCGCACGCGCATCCGGCAGATCCTGGAGTGGTGCGGGGAGGCCTTCGACGGAGTG ATTGTGTTCGACGAGTGCCACAAAGCCAAGAACGCAAGCTCCACCAAGATGGGCAAGGCCGTGCTAGACCTGCAGAACAAACTGCCCCTGGCCAGGGTGGTCTATGCCAGCGCCACAG gtgcctctgagccCCGGAACATGATCTACATGAGCCGCCTGGGCATCTGGGGTGAGGGCACGCCCTTCCGGACCTTTGAGGAATTTCTGCACGCCATTGAGAAGAG GGGTGTGGGCGCCATGGAGATTGTGGCCATGGACATGAAGGTCAGTGGCATGTACATCGCTCGCCAACTCAGCTTCTCTGGTGTCACCTTCCGCATCGAGGAGATCCCGCTGACCCCGGCCTTCGAGCGCATCTATAACCGGGCAGCCCTGCTG TGGGCCGAGGCCCTGGGCGTGTTCCAGCAGGCAGCCGACTGGATCGGCCTGGAGTCGCGCAAGTCCCTGTGGGGCCAGTTCTGGTCAGCCCATCAGCGCTTCTTCAAGTACCTGTGTGTGGCCGCCAAGGTGCACCGGCTGGTGGAGCTGGCCCAGGAGGAGCTGGCCCAGGACAAG TGTGTGGTCATCGGGCTGCAGTCTACAGGTGAGGCGCGGACCCGGGAGGTGCTGGGCGAGAAGGAGGGACAGCTCGATGGCTTCGTGTCCGCTGCTGA AGGCGTCTTTTTGTCGCTAATTCAGAAGCACTTTCCTTCGACCAAGAGAAGGCGAGAGAGAGGAGCAGGCAGTAAGAGAAAGC GGCGGCCACGGGGCCGTGGGGCCAAGGCACCCAGGCTGGCATATGAGGCAGCAGGTGTGATCCGCATTAGTGACGACAGCAGCACGGAGTCGGATGGTGGCCTGGACAGTGACTTCCACTCCTCCCCCGAGTCCCTGTTGGACGACGACGTGGTCATCGTGGATGCCATCGGGCTCCCAGCCGATGACCGCG GCCCCTTGTGCCCCCCACAGCGGGACCTGCACGGCCCCGGAGTCCTGGAGCGGGTTGAGCGGCTGAAGCAGGACCTGCTGGCCAAGGTGCAGGCGCTGGGCCGGGAGCTGCCAGTCAACACCCTGGATGAGCTCATCGACCAGCTGGGGGGCCCAGAGTGCGTGGCCGAG ATGACCGGCAGGAAGGGCCGCGTAGTGTCCAGACCTGACGGGACGGTGGCGTTTGAGTCACGAGCGGAGCAGGGTCTCTCCATTGATCACGTGAACCTCAGGGAGAAGGAACGCTTCATGAGTGGGGAGAAG CTTGTAGCCATCATCTCAGAGGCCTCCAGCTCCGGCGTCTCCCTCCAAGCTGACCGCCGGGTGCAGAACCAGCGGCGCCGGGTGCACATGACGCTGGAGCTGCCCTGGAGCGCTGACCGAGCCATCCAGCAGTTTG GCCGGACCCACCGCTCCAACCAGGTCTCTGCGCCGGAGTATATCTTCCTCATTTCAGAGCTGGCAGGGGAGCGCAGGTTTGCTTCCATCGTGGCCAAGCGGCTGGAGAGCCTG GGGGCTCTGACCCATGGGGACCGCCGTGCCACTGAGTCCCGGGACCTGAGCAAGTACAACTTTGAGAACAAG TATGGTGCCCGGGCGCTCAGCTGTGTCCTCACCACCATCCTAAGCCAGATGGAGAGCAAAGTGCCACTGCCCCAGGGCTACCCCGGAGGGGATGCCGCCTTCTTCCGTG ACATGAAACAGGGGCTGCTGTCAGTGGGCATTGGCGGGCGCGAGTCCCGGTCCGGCTGCCTGGACGTGGAGAAGG ACTGCTCCATCAGCAAGTTCCTGAACCGCATCCTGGGGTTGGAGGTGCACAAGCAGAACGCACTCTTCCAGTACTTCTCCGACACCTTTGACCATCTTATTGCCGCCGACAAGAGGGAGGGCAAATACGACATGGGCATCCTGG ACCTGGCCCCTGGCATTGATGAGATCTATGAGGAAAGCCAGCAGGTGTTCCTGGCGCCTGGACACCCGCAGGATGGACAGGTGGTCTTCTACAAG ATCAGTGTGGACCGTGGCCTGAAGTGGGAAGAGGCCTACGCCCGGTCGCTGGAGCTGACGGGCACCCACGATGGCTTCTACCTCTCCTACAAG GTCCGCGGCAACAAGCCCAGCTGCCTGCTGGCCCAGCAGAACCGCGGCAAGCTCTTCACCGTGTACAAGCCCAATATAGGGCGGCAGAGCCAGCTAGAGTCCTTGGATAGCTTGAGCCGGAGGTTCCACCGG GTGACGGCAGAGGAGGCCAGGGAGCCCTGGGAAAGCAGCTACACCTTCTCGCTGACGCACTGCAGCCACACCACATG GAACCGGCACTGCCGGCTGGTGCAGGAGGGCAAGGACTGTGCGCAGGGCCTGCGGCTGCGCCACCACTACATGCTGTGCGGGGCCTTGCTGCGCGTGTGGGGCCGCATCGCTGCCGTCATGGCCGACGTCACCAGCAGCAGCTACCTGCAGATCGTGCGCCTCAAGACCAAGGACAAGAAGAAGCAAGTCG GCATCAAGATCCCGGAGGTCTGCGTGCGTCGGGTCCTGCAGGAGCTGCAGCTGATGGATGCCGACGTGAAGCGCAAGCAAGCGCGCACTCGGGGTCTCCTCGCGCTGCCGCCCACCCCACGCCCCCTTGCTCTGCCCTTCGGCCCCGGGGAGGTCCTGGACCTCACATATAGCCCGCCAGCCCAGGCCTTCCCTGCGCCCTCACCCTTCACCTTCCCGGCCCTGGGCCCCGGCCCCGGCGGCCAGCTGCTGGGCGCCCCCGACACCCCCGACGCCCCGGCTGACCCCGTGGCACTCCTGCACCAGGGCTGCGAAATTAACTTCAAGGAGGTGCTGGAGGACATGCTTCGCTCCCTCAACGCCGCGCCACCCGCCGAGCCGCCTGGCCCTCTGGGCCCTCTGGGTGCGGGGGCGGCGGGCGCACCGGCAGGTGGAGCACCAGAGCGGCAGAGCGTCATCCAGTTCAGCCCCCCCTTTCCCAACTCCTAG